From a single Streptomyces sp. NBC_00377 genomic region:
- a CDS encoding alpha,alpha-trehalose-phosphate synthase (UDP-forming): MASTHDTAARAAEVLVASNRGPVSYEVGDDGSLHAKRGGGGLVSGLSAIGPDAGALWVCSALSDGDREAVGRGVGEEGVRMLDIPADVHADAYNGIANSVLWFVHHLLYQTPVEPAFDTGFRRQWASYETYNRAFAQALAEEAADGAAVLVQDYHLCLVPGMLRELRPDLRIGHFSHTPWAPVDYFALLPGDIREQLLRGMLGADRLGFLTRRWADAFTACCTEFAGGPGSTRIGVHSLGADADFLRERAHRPDVDERLAALRAEIGEGRKAIVRVDRTELSKNIVRGLLAYRQLLEDRPDWRERVVHVAFAYPSRQDLAVYRDYMAEVQRLSEEINDRYGTPGWTPVLLNLKDDFARSLAAYRLADVALVNPIRDGMNLVAKEVPVVSEEGCALVLSREAGAYWELREDAITVNPYDVLETARALHEGLSMKPEERAERTKRLAAAATALPPAQWFLEQLNALRETQPS, from the coding sequence ATGGCTTCCACGCACGACACTGCCGCCAGGGCCGCCGAGGTCCTGGTCGCCTCCAACCGCGGCCCGGTCTCCTACGAGGTCGGCGACGACGGCTCGCTGCACGCGAAACGCGGTGGCGGCGGACTGGTCTCAGGACTGTCGGCCATCGGGCCGGACGCGGGTGCCCTCTGGGTGTGCTCGGCGCTCTCCGACGGCGACCGGGAGGCGGTCGGGCGCGGAGTCGGCGAAGAAGGCGTGCGCATGCTGGACATCCCGGCCGACGTGCACGCCGACGCGTACAACGGCATCGCCAACTCCGTGCTGTGGTTCGTCCACCACCTGCTCTACCAGACCCCGGTCGAGCCCGCCTTCGACACCGGGTTCCGCCGCCAGTGGGCCTCCTACGAGACCTACAACCGGGCGTTCGCGCAGGCACTGGCCGAGGAGGCGGCGGACGGCGCGGCCGTCCTCGTCCAGGACTACCACCTCTGTCTGGTCCCCGGGATGCTCCGCGAGCTCCGCCCCGACCTGCGGATCGGCCACTTCTCGCACACGCCGTGGGCGCCGGTGGACTACTTCGCGCTGCTGCCGGGAGACATCCGAGAGCAGCTGCTGCGCGGGATGCTGGGCGCGGACCGCCTGGGCTTCCTGACCCGGCGCTGGGCGGACGCGTTCACCGCGTGCTGTACGGAGTTCGCGGGCGGACCGGGCAGCACGCGGATCGGCGTGCACAGCCTCGGCGCGGACGCCGACTTCCTGCGCGAGCGCGCGCACCGGCCCGACGTCGACGAGCGCCTGGCGGCCCTGCGCGCGGAGATCGGCGAGGGACGCAAGGCGATCGTCCGCGTCGACCGCACCGAGCTGTCGAAGAACATCGTGCGCGGACTGCTGGCCTACCGGCAGCTGCTCGAGGACCGCCCGGACTGGCGCGAGCGGGTCGTCCACGTGGCCTTCGCCTACCCCTCCCGCCAGGACCTCGCCGTGTACCGCGACTACATGGCCGAGGTGCAGCGGCTGTCCGAGGAGATCAACGACCGGTACGGCACACCGGGCTGGACCCCGGTCCTGCTGAACCTCAAGGACGACTTCGCCCGCTCCCTGGCCGCCTACCGGCTGGCCGACGTGGCGCTGGTGAACCCCATCCGCGACGGCATGAACCTGGTCGCCAAGGAGGTCCCGGTGGTCTCCGAGGAGGGCTGCGCGCTGGTCCTGTCCCGGGAGGCGGGCGCCTACTGGGAGCTGCGCGAGGACGCGATCACGGTGAACCCGTACGACGTCCTGGAGACCGCCCGCGCCCTGCACGAGGGGCTGAGCATGAAGCCGGAGGAGCGGGCCGAGCGCACCAAGCGGCTGGCCGCGGCGGCGACCGCGCTTCCCCCGGCGCAGTGGTTCCTGGAGCAGCTGAACGCCCTGCGGGAGACTCAGCCGAGCTGA
- a CDS encoding glucosyl-3-phosphoglycerate synthase, with amino-acid sequence MLQETERWLATRSWSLTDRPLHGILAAKRATNQSVSVVLPALNEEETVGDIVAIIRHDLMHQVPLVDEIVVVDSGSTDRTSQVAAAAGARVVHRDDILPRIPAVPGKGEVLWRSLLATTGDIVCFIDADLREFSSDFVSGIVGPLLTDPGVNLVKAMYDRPLGGAAGQGGRVTELMARPLLNMHWPQLAGFVQPLGGEYAARRSLLEQLPFPVGYGVELGMLVDALHLVGLDALAQVDVGVRKHRHQDGQALGRMAAAIYRTAQLRLARGHLIRPSLTQFERSSDGFEPRTYSVDTEERPPMAEIAEYATRKVA; translated from the coding sequence GTGCTTCAAGAAACCGAGCGCTGGCTGGCCACCCGCTCCTGGTCCCTGACCGACCGTCCGCTGCACGGGATCCTGGCCGCGAAGCGCGCCACCAACCAGTCGGTGTCCGTCGTCCTGCCCGCGCTGAACGAGGAGGAGACGGTCGGTGACATCGTCGCGATCATCCGGCACGACCTCATGCACCAGGTCCCGCTCGTCGACGAGATAGTCGTCGTCGACTCGGGGTCGACCGACCGTACGTCCCAGGTGGCCGCGGCGGCCGGGGCGCGCGTCGTCCACCGGGACGACATCCTGCCGCGCATACCGGCCGTGCCGGGCAAGGGCGAGGTCCTGTGGCGCTCGCTGCTGGCCACCACCGGGGACATCGTCTGTTTCATCGACGCCGACCTGCGGGAGTTCTCCTCCGACTTCGTCTCGGGGATCGTCGGCCCGCTGCTCACCGACCCCGGGGTGAACCTGGTCAAGGCCATGTACGACCGTCCGCTGGGCGGGGCGGCCGGCCAGGGCGGAAGGGTCACCGAGCTGATGGCCCGCCCGCTGCTCAACATGCACTGGCCGCAGCTGGCCGGGTTCGTGCAGCCGCTCGGCGGCGAGTACGCGGCCCGCCGCAGCCTGCTGGAGCAGTTGCCGTTCCCCGTCGGCTACGGAGTGGAGCTGGGCATGCTGGTCGACGCCCTGCACCTGGTGGGCCTGGACGCCCTCGCCCAGGTCGACGTCGGTGTGCGCAAGCACCGCCACCAGGACGGCCAGGCGCTGGGCCGGATGGCGGCGGCCATCTACCGCACCGCCCAGCTCCGGCTGGCCCGCGGACACCTGATCCGCCCGTCCCTCACCCAGTTCGAACGCAGCTCCGACGGCTTCGAGCCGCGCACCTACTCCGTGGACACCGAGGAACGGCCGCCGATGGCGGAGATCGCGGAGTACGCGACCCGGAAGGTGGCCTAG
- the thrC gene encoding threonine synthase, translating to MAAQTVASTTDASTTDSTTTSAADLGPATALSCRECGHRVPLGPVFACEECFGPLEIAYDFSSYDTEELRKRIEAGPANIWRYAPLLPVPADVADKPNINPGWTKLVQADNLARELGVEAGKLFVKDDSGNPTHSFKDRVVAQAIEAARAFGFTTLSCSSTGNLAGAVGAAAARAGFRSCVFIPHDLEQGKVVMAAIYGGELVGIEGNYDDVNRFCSELIGDSAGEGWGFVNVNLRPYYAEGSKTLAYEICEQLGWRLPDQLVVPIASGSQLTKIDKGLQELIKLGLVEDRPYKIFGAQAEGCSPVSVAYKAGHDVVRPQKPNTIAKSLAIGNPADGPYVLDIARRTGGAVEDVNDEQIVDAIKLLARTEGIFAETAGGVTVGVTRKLIENGLLDPTLITVVLNTGDGLKTLDAVADTGLTATIRPTLESFRDAGLG from the coding sequence ATGGCTGCGCAGACTGTTGCAAGCACGACTGATGCAAGCACCACCGACTCTACGACGACCTCGGCTGCCGACCTCGGTCCGGCCACCGCGTTGAGCTGCCGCGAGTGCGGCCACCGGGTGCCTCTCGGCCCGGTCTTCGCCTGCGAGGAGTGTTTCGGCCCGCTCGAGATCGCGTACGACTTCTCCTCCTACGACACGGAGGAGCTCCGCAAGCGCATCGAGGCGGGACCCGCGAACATCTGGCGCTACGCGCCGCTGCTGCCCGTCCCCGCGGATGTGGCCGACAAGCCCAACATCAACCCCGGCTGGACCAAGCTCGTGCAGGCCGACAACCTCGCCCGCGAGCTGGGCGTCGAGGCCGGCAAGCTGTTCGTCAAGGACGACTCCGGCAACCCGACGCACTCCTTCAAGGACCGCGTCGTCGCCCAGGCCATCGAGGCCGCCCGCGCGTTCGGCTTCACCACGCTGTCCTGCTCCTCCACGGGCAACCTGGCCGGCGCCGTCGGCGCGGCAGCCGCCCGGGCCGGCTTCCGGTCCTGCGTGTTCATCCCGCACGACCTGGAGCAGGGCAAGGTCGTCATGGCCGCGATCTACGGCGGCGAGCTCGTCGGCATCGAGGGCAACTACGACGACGTCAACCGCTTCTGCTCCGAGCTCATCGGCGACTCGGCGGGCGAGGGCTGGGGCTTCGTCAACGTCAACCTGCGGCCGTACTACGCCGAGGGCTCCAAGACGCTGGCGTACGAGATCTGCGAGCAGCTCGGCTGGCGGCTGCCGGACCAGCTGGTCGTGCCGATCGCCTCCGGGTCCCAGCTGACGAAGATCGACAAGGGCCTCCAGGAGCTGATCAAGCTCGGGCTGGTCGAGGACAGGCCGTACAAGATCTTCGGTGCGCAGGCCGAGGGCTGCTCCCCGGTCTCCGTCGCCTACAAGGCCGGGCACGACGTGGTGCGCCCGCAGAAGCCGAACACCATCGCCAAGTCGCTGGCCATCGGCAACCCGGCGGACGGTCCGTACGTCCTCGACATCGCCCGGCGCACCGGCGGCGCGGTGGAGGACGTGAACGACGAGCAGATCGTCGACGCGATCAAGCTGCTGGCGCGGACCGAGGGCATCTTCGCCGAGACCGCCGGCGGGGTGACGGTGGGTGTGACGCGCAAGCTGATCGAGAACGGTCTTCTCGACCCGACACTCATCACCGTCGTGCTGAACACCGGCGACGGTCTGAAGACGCTGGACGCGGTGGCCGACACCGGTCTGACCGCGACCATCCGCCCGACCCTGGAGTCGTTCCGGGACGCGGGTCTCGGCTGA
- a CDS encoding MoaD/ThiS family protein produces MSVTVRIPTILRTYTGGAAEVKAEGATLGEVISDLEKNHTGIAARVLDDQGKLRRFVNVYVNDDDVRFEQGLETATPDGAGISIIPAVAGG; encoded by the coding sequence ATGAGCGTTACCGTCCGCATCCCCACCATCCTTCGCACCTACACGGGTGGCGCCGCCGAGGTGAAGGCCGAGGGGGCGACCCTGGGCGAGGTCATCTCCGACCTGGAGAAGAACCACACCGGCATCGCCGCCCGGGTCCTGGACGACCAGGGCAAGCTGCGCCGGTTCGTCAACGTGTACGTGAACGACGACGACGTGCGCTTCGAGCAGGGTCTTGAGACGGCCACTCCGGACGGCGCGGGGATCTCCATCATTCCCGCGGTCGCTGGCGGCTGA
- a CDS encoding cold-shock protein — protein sequence MAQGTVKWFNAEKGYGFIAVDGGADVFVHYSAIQMDGYRTLEEGQRVDFEISQGQKGPQADMVRLATG from the coding sequence ATGGCTCAGGGCACCGTCAAATGGTTCAACGCGGAGAAGGGGTACGGCTTCATCGCGGTCGACGGTGGTGCGGATGTTTTCGTCCACTACAGCGCGATTCAGATGGACGGCTACCGCACCCTGGAAGAGGGTCAGCGGGTCGATTTCGAGATCTCGCAGGGTCAGAAGGGGCCGCAGGCGGACATGGTCCGTCTCGCGACCGGCTGA
- the groL gene encoding chaperonin GroEL (60 kDa chaperone family; promotes refolding of misfolded polypeptides especially under stressful conditions; forms two stacked rings of heptamers to form a barrel-shaped 14mer; ends can be capped by GroES; misfolded proteins enter the barrel where they are refolded when GroES binds) yields MAKIIAFDEEARRGLERGMNQLADAVKVTLGPKGRNVVLEKKWGAPTITNDGVSIAKEIELEDPYEKIGAELVKEVAKKTDDVAGDGTTTATVLAQALVKEGLRNVAAGANPMALKRGIEKAVEAVSGALLEQAKDVETKEQIASTASISAADTQIGELIAEAMDKVGKEGVITVEESQTFGLELELTEGMRFDKGYISAYFATDMERMEAVLDDPYILIANSKIANVKDLLPLLEKVMQSGKPLLIIAEDVEGEALSTLVVNKIRGTFKSVAVKAPGFGDRRKAMLNDIAILTGGEVISEEVGLKLENTTLDLLGKARKVVITKDETTIVDGAGSSDQVAGRVNQIRAEIENSDSDYDREKLQERLAKLAGGVAVIKAGAATEVELKERKHRIEDAVRNAKAAVEEGIVAGGGVALIQASAVFEKLELEGDEATGANAVRIALEAPLKQIAVNGGLEGGVVVEKVRNLPIGHGLNAATGEYVDMIAEGIIDPAKVTRSALQNAASIAALFLTTEAVIADKPEKASAPAGGGMPGGDMDF; encoded by the coding sequence ATGGCCAAGATCATCGCGTTCGACGAGGAGGCACGGCGCGGCCTCGAGCGCGGCATGAACCAGCTCGCGGACGCCGTGAAGGTGACGCTCGGCCCCAAGGGCCGCAACGTCGTCCTCGAGAAGAAGTGGGGCGCCCCCACGATCACCAACGATGGTGTCTCCATCGCCAAGGAGATCGAGCTCGAGGACCCGTACGAGAAGATCGGCGCCGAGCTGGTCAAGGAAGTCGCCAAGAAGACGGACGACGTCGCCGGTGACGGTACGACCACCGCGACCGTCCTCGCCCAGGCCCTGGTCAAGGAAGGCCTGCGCAACGTAGCCGCCGGCGCCAACCCGATGGCCCTCAAGCGCGGTATCGAGAAGGCCGTCGAGGCCGTCTCCGGCGCCCTGCTCGAGCAGGCCAAGGATGTCGAGACCAAGGAGCAGATCGCTTCCACGGCCTCCATCTCCGCCGCCGACACCCAGATCGGCGAGCTCATCGCCGAGGCCATGGACAAGGTCGGCAAGGAAGGCGTCATCACCGTCGAGGAGTCCCAGACCTTCGGTCTGGAGCTGGAGCTCACCGAGGGTATGCGCTTCGACAAGGGCTACATCTCGGCGTACTTCGCCACCGACATGGAGCGTATGGAGGCCGTCCTCGACGACCCGTACATCCTGATCGCGAACTCCAAGATCGCCAACGTCAAGGACCTGCTCCCGCTCCTGGAGAAGGTCATGCAGTCGGGCAAGCCGCTGCTGATCATCGCCGAGGACGTCGAGGGCGAGGCCCTGTCCACGCTGGTCGTCAACAAGATCCGCGGGACCTTCAAGTCCGTCGCGGTCAAGGCCCCGGGCTTCGGCGACCGCCGCAAGGCGATGCTGAACGACATCGCCATCCTCACCGGTGGCGAGGTCATCTCCGAGGAGGTCGGTCTCAAGCTCGAGAACACGACCCTCGACCTGCTCGGCAAGGCCCGCAAGGTCGTCATCACCAAGGACGAGACCACCATCGTCGACGGTGCCGGCTCCTCGGACCAGGTCGCCGGCCGGGTCAACCAGATCCGCGCCGAGATCGAGAACAGCGACTCGGACTACGACCGCGAGAAGCTCCAGGAGCGCCTGGCGAAGCTCGCCGGCGGTGTCGCGGTCATCAAGGCCGGCGCCGCCACCGAGGTGGAGCTCAAGGAGCGCAAGCACCGCATCGAGGACGCCGTCCGCAACGCGAAGGCCGCCGTCGAGGAGGGCATCGTCGCCGGTGGTGGCGTGGCGCTCATCCAGGCGTCCGCCGTCTTCGAGAAGCTGGAGCTCGAGGGTGACGAGGCGACCGGCGCCAACGCCGTGCGCATCGCGCTCGAGGCCCCGCTCAAGCAGATCGCCGTCAACGGTGGTCTCGAGGGTGGCGTCGTCGTCGAGAAGGTCCGCAACCTGCCCATCGGCCACGGCCTGAACGCCGCGACCGGCGAGTACGTCGACATGATCGCCGAAGGCATCATCGACCCGGCGAAGGTCACGCGCTCTGCCTTGCAGAACGCGGCCTCCATCGCCGCGCTGTTCCTCACCACCGAGGCCGTCATCGCCGACAAGCCGGAGAAGGCGTCCGCGCCGGCCGGCGGCGGCATGCCGGGCGGTGACATGGACTTCTGA
- a CDS encoding class I SAM-dependent methyltransferase codes for MRNRALVPAGDLEQSSVAANNTMNRERGLTGVNSYARELGLDLLARLAHRPAPSWLDLCSGEGRALREAAPALPADAVLTAVDLVGPLVPTPTPAAMEEVIASVSSWTPARTYDLITCVHGLHYVGDQLGLLTRAASWLAEDGLLAAHFDPESIRHADGSTAAKAAVSALRAAGYEYSPRHHRLTLHGGRPVRLPFHYLGADPSAGPNYTGQPAIASYYTSVAETVVRAQPSGRFGPEGPSHHRGVNGSA; via the coding sequence ATGAGAAATCGCGCACTGGTCCCGGCCGGCGACCTCGAGCAGTCCTCCGTGGCCGCCAACAACACGATGAACCGCGAGCGCGGCCTCACCGGGGTGAACAGCTACGCCCGCGAACTGGGCCTGGACCTCCTGGCCCGCCTCGCGCACCGCCCCGCACCCTCCTGGCTGGACCTGTGCAGCGGCGAGGGCCGCGCCCTGCGGGAGGCCGCCCCGGCCCTGCCCGCCGACGCGGTCCTCACGGCCGTGGACCTCGTGGGCCCGCTCGTCCCGACACCCACCCCCGCCGCCATGGAGGAGGTGATCGCCTCCGTCTCCTCCTGGACCCCGGCCCGCACCTACGACCTGATCACCTGCGTACACGGCCTGCACTACGTCGGCGACCAGCTCGGCCTGCTCACCCGTGCCGCCTCCTGGCTGGCCGAGGACGGCCTGCTGGCCGCGCACTTCGACCCCGAGTCGATACGCCATGCCGACGGGTCGACGGCCGCGAAGGCCGCGGTGTCGGCCCTGCGCGCGGCGGGCTACGAGTACAGCCCTCGTCACCACCGCCTCACGCTCCACGGCGGCCGCCCCGTACGGCTCCCCTTCCACTACCTCGGCGCCGACCCGTCCGCCGGCCCCAACTACACGGGCCAGCCCGCCATCGCCTCCTACTACACCTCCGTTGCCGAGACCGTGGTCAGGGCTCAGCCTTCCGGGCGTTTCGGCCCGGAAGGTCCGTCACATCACCGGGGCGTCAACGGCTCGGCTTGA
- a CDS encoding glycerophosphodiester phosphodiesterase: MPKSAFTTTSTVLALSPCLLSLSLLAPVAHADTAAPVVIGHRGAAGLAPENTLEAVDRADRAGIDWVEVDVQRTKDGVLVLMHDQDLVRTTDARTVFPGRAPWKVDGFTMAELGRLRAGASREWKGSRYEAARVPTLGQLLDRLDRNNQGLVLEVKWPANHPGITLDILRVLDRKGWLDGHHVNNRLYAISFQAAALKEIRARRPDIRLGICTEQKPTSDELASYAKFVDVINPEHHTATAGLVNRAHALKGPHGKPLKVWPYTVNTSAQARRLRDQQVDGFTSDVPDLMRKELGQ; the protein is encoded by the coding sequence ATGCCCAAAAGCGCGTTCACCACGACGTCGACCGTCCTCGCCCTGTCCCCCTGCCTCCTCTCCCTCTCCCTCCTCGCCCCCGTCGCGCACGCGGACACCGCCGCCCCCGTCGTCATCGGTCATCGCGGGGCCGCCGGGCTGGCCCCCGAAAACACCCTGGAGGCCGTCGACCGCGCCGACCGGGCGGGAATCGACTGGGTCGAGGTGGACGTGCAGCGCACCAAGGACGGCGTACTGGTCCTCATGCACGACCAGGACCTGGTCCGTACGACCGACGCCCGCACTGTCTTCCCCGGGCGCGCCCCCTGGAAGGTCGACGGCTTCACCATGGCCGAACTGGGCAGGCTCCGCGCGGGCGCCTCGCGCGAGTGGAAGGGCTCCCGGTACGAGGCCGCCCGCGTCCCCACCCTCGGACAGCTCCTGGACCGCCTGGACCGCAACAATCAGGGCCTCGTCCTGGAGGTGAAATGGCCGGCCAACCACCCCGGCATCACCCTGGACATCCTGCGCGTCCTCGACCGCAAGGGCTGGCTCGACGGCCACCACGTCAACAACCGCCTCTACGCCATCAGTTTCCAGGCCGCCGCCCTCAAGGAGATCCGCGCCCGGCGGCCCGACATCAGACTCGGCATCTGCACCGAGCAGAAACCGACATCCGACGAGCTGGCGTCGTACGCGAAGTTCGTCGACGTGATCAACCCGGAGCACCACACCGCCACCGCGGGCCTCGTGAACCGCGCCCACGCCCTCAAGGGCCCGCACGGCAAGCCCTTGAAGGTCTGGCCGTACACGGTGAACACCTCCGCCCAGGCCCGCCGCCTCCGAGACCAGCAGGTGGACGGCTTCACCAGCGATGTCCCCGACCTGATGAGGAAGGAGCTCGGACAATGA
- a CDS encoding NADH:flavin oxidoreductase, with protein sequence MSITPPVASRAAEILSRPVSINGLTVPNRIAMAPMTRMFSPGGIPGEDVVSYYGRRAAAGVGLIVTEGTYVGHDSAGQSDRVPRFHGAEQLAGWAKVAEAVHAGGGTIVPQLWHIGMVRSQGEPPYADAPAVGPSGVRLDGTEGAGKAMTQRDLDDVIGAFAEAAAAAERIGFDGVELHGAHGYLLDQFLWAGTNRRTDAYGGDAVARAKFAAEVVAAVRETVSAEFPVIFRYSQWKQEAYDARLAETPEELEAILAPLAAAGVDAFHASTRRYWLPEFDGSDLNLAGWTKKITGKPAITVGSVGLDGEFLRGFAGEGAPVKGIDDLLDRLERDEFDMVAVGRALLQDPEWAAKVLDGRLDELKPFDAAALRTLS encoded by the coding sequence GTGAGCATCACGCCGCCCGTCGCTTCGCGCGCCGCCGAGATCCTCTCCCGCCCGGTGTCGATCAACGGGCTGACGGTTCCGAACCGCATCGCCATGGCGCCCATGACGCGCATGTTCTCCCCGGGCGGCATTCCCGGCGAGGACGTCGTGTCGTACTACGGCCGTCGGGCCGCCGCCGGTGTCGGTCTCATCGTCACCGAGGGGACGTACGTCGGGCACGACTCCGCGGGGCAGAGCGACCGGGTGCCCCGGTTCCACGGTGCGGAGCAGCTCGCGGGCTGGGCGAAGGTCGCCGAGGCGGTGCACGCGGGCGGCGGGACGATCGTGCCGCAGCTGTGGCACATCGGGATGGTGCGCAGCCAGGGCGAGCCGCCGTACGCGGACGCTCCCGCCGTCGGCCCCTCCGGTGTCCGGCTGGACGGCACCGAGGGCGCCGGCAAGGCGATGACCCAGCGCGATTTGGACGACGTCATCGGCGCGTTCGCCGAGGCCGCGGCCGCCGCCGAGCGCATCGGCTTCGACGGTGTCGAGCTCCACGGCGCCCACGGCTACCTCCTCGACCAGTTCCTGTGGGCCGGCACCAACCGCCGTACCGACGCCTACGGCGGCGACGCCGTGGCCCGTGCGAAGTTCGCCGCCGAGGTCGTGGCCGCCGTACGCGAGACCGTCTCCGCCGAGTTCCCCGTCATCTTCCGCTACTCGCAGTGGAAGCAGGAGGCGTACGACGCCCGGCTCGCCGAGACCCCGGAGGAACTGGAGGCCATCCTCGCGCCGCTCGCCGCGGCCGGCGTCGACGCCTTCCACGCGTCCACCCGCCGCTACTGGCTCCCGGAGTTCGACGGCTCCGACCTCAACCTCGCGGGCTGGACGAAGAAGATCACCGGCAAGCCCGCCATCACGGTCGGCTCGGTCGGCCTCGACGGTGAGTTCCTGAGGGGCTTCGCGGGCGAGGGCGCCCCGGTCAAGGGCATCGACGACCTCCTCGACCGGCTGGAGCGCGACGAGTTCGACATGGTGGCCGTCGGCCGCGCGCTGCTCCAGGACCCGGAGTGGGCGGCCAAGGTGCTCGACGGCCGCCTCGACGAGCTGAAGCCCTTCGACGCCGCCGCGCTGCGCACCCTCAGCTGA
- a CDS encoding metallophosphoesterase family protein: MRILHLSDTHIGRVDGPEGARVDAADSLRFLLGELRHQRGVDAVVVTGDLADDGSVEAYTTVRELIGGFARSLDAPVFYTTGNHDERSAFTKVLGSGHPDAVLGFPGPERAAVSTVGGWRFVTLDSLVPGQVYGRIGAEQLDWLREVLSTPAERGTVVAFHHPPISLDVSVTQRVFGLRDPDGLAEVIRGSDVRVLLTGHFHLQLFGLLAAVPVWVTPGVVNRIDLTTAPGTERAVRGASASVVELGGAAGPMFHTLHARDPRAHETVYELDEARTRELIARHG, translated from the coding sequence ATGAGAATCCTGCATCTCTCGGACACCCACATCGGCCGCGTCGACGGTCCCGAGGGCGCTCGCGTCGACGCTGCCGACTCCCTGCGGTTCCTCCTCGGCGAACTCCGTCACCAGCGGGGCGTGGACGCGGTCGTCGTCACCGGCGACCTCGCCGACGACGGCTCGGTGGAGGCTTACACGACCGTACGGGAGCTCATCGGCGGTTTCGCGCGCTCCCTCGACGCGCCCGTTTTCTACACCACCGGCAACCACGACGAGCGGTCCGCCTTCACGAAGGTGCTGGGCAGCGGGCACCCGGACGCCGTCCTCGGCTTTCCCGGCCCCGAGCGGGCGGCCGTCAGCACGGTCGGTGGCTGGCGGTTCGTCACCCTGGACTCCCTGGTGCCGGGCCAGGTGTACGGCCGGATCGGCGCGGAGCAGCTGGACTGGCTGCGGGAGGTGCTGAGCACCCCGGCCGAGCGGGGCACCGTCGTCGCCTTCCACCATCCCCCGATCAGTCTGGACGTCTCGGTCACCCAGCGGGTGTTCGGGCTGCGCGACCCCGACGGGCTGGCGGAGGTGATCCGGGGGAGCGACGTACGCGTCCTGCTCACCGGGCACTTCCACCTCCAGCTGTTCGGGCTGCTGGCCGCCGTGCCGGTGTGGGTGACGCCCGGGGTCGTCAACCGCATCGACCTGACGACCGCACCCGGCACCGAGCGGGCGGTGCGGGGCGCGTCCGCGTCCGTCGTGGAGCTGGGCGGGGCCGCGGGGCCGATGTTCCACACCCTGCACGCGCGCGACCCGCGCGCCCACGAGACGGTCTACGAGCTGGACGAGGCACGGACCCGGGAGCTCATCGCCCGGCACGGCTGA